One region of Pagrus major chromosome 5, Pma_NU_1.0 genomic DNA includes:
- the LOC140996701 gene encoding probable G-protein coupled receptor 21, producing the protein MNSSSDVNQSGSPPFCLLGTVGYSHRLDTCVLEVVVILFLTVLIIAGNLVVIFVFHCAPLLHHHTTSHFIQTMAYADLLVGVSCLVPSLSLLHYLRGLNEELTCKVFGYMVSVLKSVSMASLACISVDRYIAITRPLSYATLVTPCRLRVCIVLIWVYSALIFLPSFFGWGKPCYHGDIFQWCADSWKTNPGFSTFIVGLLYAPAALTVCFTYGSIFRICRQHTREITQRHARFSSQTEGDKGEQRCEGCPDKRYAMVLFRITSVFYVLWMPYILYFLLESAGLYQHKVASFLTTWLAISNSFCNCLIYSLSNSVFRKGLGRLFSPLFPSCLGCTDAKKAPAPVSPRPDP; encoded by the coding sequence ATGAACTCTTCCTCTGATGTGAACCAAAGCGGTTCTCCCCCGTTCTGCCTGCTGGGCACCGTGGGTTACTCCCATAGGCTGGATACCTGTGTGCTAGAGGTGGTCgtcatcctcttcctcactgtGCTCATTATCGCCGGCAACCTGGTGGTGATCTTCGTATTCCACTGTGCCCCACTGCTGCACCACCACACCACCAGCCACTTCATCCAGACTATGGCCTATGCCGACCTGCTGGTGGGCGTCAGCTGCCTGGTGCCCTCGCTGTCCCTCCTCCACTATCTTCGGGGCCTGAATGAGGAGCTCACCTGCAAGGTGTTTGGCTATATGGTTTCTGTGCTGAAGAGCGTCTCCATGGCCTCGCTGGCGTGCATCAGCGTGGACCGCTACATCGCCATCACGCGCCCGCTGTCGTATGCCACGCTGGTGACGCCATGTCGGCTTAGGGTGTGCATCGTCCTCATCTGGGTTTACTCTGCTTTGATCTTCCTGCCGTCCTTCTTTGGCTGGGGGAAGCCTTGTTACCACGGGGACATATTTCAGTGGTGCGCAGACTCGTGGAAGACCAACCCGGGGTTCAGCACCTTCATTGTGGGGCTGCTCTACGCACCAGCAGCGCTCACCGTCTGCTTCACCTACGGGAGTATATTCAGGATCTGCCGTCAGCACACGAGGGAGATCACCCAGCGCCACGCCCGCTTCAGCTCGCAGACCGAGGGCGATAAAGGTGAACAGCGGTGCGAGGGCTGCCCAGACAAACGCTACGCCATGGTGCTGTTCCGCATCACCAGTGTGTTCTACGTGCTGTGGATGCCGTACATTCTCTACTTCCTCCTGGAGAGCGCTGGGCTGTATCAGCACAAGGTGGCATCCTTCCTCACAACATGGTTGGCAATCAGCAACAGCTTCTGTAACTGTCTCATCTACAGCCTCTCCAACAGCGTCTTCCGGAAAGGTCTAGGCCGTCTCTTTAGCCCGTTGTTTCCTTCCTGTCTCGGCTGCACGGATGCCAAGAAggctccagctccagtcagcccACGACCAGACCCTTGA